The genomic segment CATACATCGATGTGTACCGGAAGATGAAATGGTGTCCATTCTAACTCATTACCACACTATCCATTACACTGGTCAGTTGGAGATATGAGGATAGGGGAAAAGGTATTACAATGcggattttattggcctacttTGTTTAAAGTTGCTAATACTATTGTCAGATCTTGTGATCGTTGTCAACGTTCCGGAAACATTTTAAGAAGAAATGAAATGCCTTTAAATGTTATTCTGAAAGTGGAACTGGTtgatgtgtgggggattgacATCATTTGACCTTTTTTGTCATcttacataataaatacattttgCTCGTTGTGGACTATGTTTCTAAATGGATGGAAGCAGCGGCAACTCCTACCAATGACAGTAAGGTTGTTCTCAATTTTCTCCACAAACACATATTTACTCAGTTTGGAACTCCCCGAGCTATTATAACTCATGAAGGGATTCATTTTTGTAGTAGTCATTTTGATGCTCTACTTTCTCGGTATGGAGTAAGGCGTAGATCCTATTTGGCTTATCATCCACAACCTATTGGCCAAGCAGAAGTGTTTAACAGAGAAGTGAAGAGTATccttgaaaaaataattaatagttTAAGAAAAGAAAGCTCTAAAAAGCTtgatgatgcattatgggcatataTAACGACATTCAAGACTCCAATTGGCATGTCCCCTTATCGGCTAGTATTTGGAAAAGTATGTCGTTTACCAGTGGAGTTAGAGCATGGAGCCTATTGTGCAATTAGGCAATTGAATGTGGATTTGAAAATATCTGGACAAAATAGGCTCATGGAAATAAATGAACTTGGTGAATGGTGCAATGAAGCATATGAGAATGTTAAGATCTACAAGGAACGCACTAAGGCATCTCACAGAAAAATCCTTGTTCGTAAAGAGTTTCAACCAGGGCAGCAagtattattatttaattcaaggTTGAAATTATTTATGGGCAAGTTAAAGTTAAGATGGTTTAGACCGTACACAGTGGTGAAAGTATTTCATTACCGGTCGATGGAATTACAAAGCAAGAACAACGAAACATTCAAGGTGAACGGTTAATGAGTAGAGCATTACTTGGGTGCTCACATCGATCAACCCAAGTCAATTATCCTCTTGAAGCCCATCTGAATAGGAGTTCAGCGTCTGGCTAAATGAAGTTAACGACAATgccattgggaggcatcccaattcttttattgttttgttatttttcGTTTAAGTTTTGAACAATTTTCTTGTTTTAGCTGTTTTTTTTTTgacgtttttttatttttttagattttaaattgtaattttaaactgtgaaaaacaaaaaaaaattaggaaaTTTTCCTCCAAGTGATGTAGCACCCCTTCGCTATTGAAGCACCCCTGCACTTGGATGTAACGCCCCTATGTTCAAGAAGTTAGAGagaaattttgtatttttaatgtaaCGTCCCCGCGCTACAATGCTAGCACCCCTGGGCTACAGTGCTAGCGCCCCTACGCTACTTTGGGCCCAATCAATTAAAAGGGGATTTTGGTCCaatttcttctcatttttctcAACCACCTTCATCTTCCTTCCTTCTCTCTATACCTACTCTGACTACACCCACCATCAAGTCGTCTTATTTCCCTAAAAAAATTTCATAACAGACCATCAAAATTCCATGTGTTTCAATTTTTTGACCTAACCTTCTCCTTCCTCCTCACAAAAATCATTTTCTCCTCAAAAACCCTAAGAACCTAATTTTTTTCTCATTGATTTGAAATTGAAGATGGTGATTTGAAATTCTTTGAGTGTTGGAAGCAATTAAGAGCATACATGTTTATTTCCTACTCAAGTAAGTGGTTTTTACCTATTGATTGATGAATTTTTGAATTATGCTTTACATATATGAAAATTTGGGTTAGAAACAATGGTATTTGTGAAGCTTTTGTGGTGATTTGAAATTTTGGTCTCTGAGTTTTACGCTAATTTTCAAGAGGCTAGACACTATAACAATTTTGTTCAGGGTATTCAAGTCTTGTTCTCTAGTGAAGTGGTCAATACTCTTTATTAGACCACAACTTTGTTAGAAGATGAAGATCAGTTATATCAATTACATCAGCGAGAGACTGATTATGAGGAAGTGGTTGCTAGGTCTATTTCCCGGGGGCTCAATGGATTCCTTCGAATGGTATGCTAAGAGCCATACCATTGTGTCAATTGAACAAGGAAGATCGTGCATGGACATATTTTGTTTGTTGTCGTTTCTTCCCAAGATGCACACTTCAGATATAACCCGTGATCACATTCTTTTGGTTTATGCAATAATGAAAGGGTTATCTATTGATATTGGGCGCCCCATTTTGAACAATATCAAGTACACATCTCGTGGTTGTACAACTAGCAGTTTGGGGCATGGCACCGTCATTACTTTATTATGTCAAACTTATGATGTGCCTTCGTATAACACCTACATTCCCACTAATGCTACAAATCCAATTACTAAGGCGATTGTGGAGGACTATCCAGGTCTTGTTGTTCACCTCCTCCTCGCCCTTCAAAGACTAGGTAGAAGGGGTGACAGAGTTCGAGACTATTacactttaaaatttaaatagtgctcaactcgctaaacgagtcatttggactaaaatattataattaaaaaataacctCAGGTTTAGGTagtaaaaattttggtcaaaggtaaaccatttcattaaaagagtttgacttcgatacatgggatcccaatataGTTTAAAACAGTTACAAACCCAAAATTGTTTACAAAAGCTGACCTAGGCGGAAAAATCAGggtcaaccctagttccaactgataaccCCAGCTGTGGCCGATGAGCAAGACTaatatgtacactccgcccctaaagctctcaaactcatggctggtccagcttttcctttcctctgcctacaccatttagcacccgtgagccaaggctcaccaagaaaacataatcatgcttataagtaGTACATTATCAAATCACAGtttcataattagcatgcctagcagtaataactctgCTCATGCATGATATCAACCCAGATAAGTGACTAAGAGTCACACTAGGGCCTATTGCCTAATGTTTCATCTAaacagccttagagctggccaagcAGGTCTGATGCTTAACATTCCAGATGACCCTAGGGGCATTCAAACGTATATCTCATTTTTGGTTCGGCTTAACCCTATCAGCCAGCGTTTAGCGTGCTATTTCCACCCTCGACTCCTAAGCCGAGCCTTTAAACCCTTGACATATAAGCCGAGTTCCTTAACCTTCGACTGGTAAGTCGAGCCTTTTAATGTTCGACTGATAAATTGAGTCCTTAAGCTTCGACTAATAAGTTGAGTTTGTAGCCTTCgaatgataagtcgagtctttaaccttcgactgataagtcgagtcttctAACCTTCGTTTGATAAATCAAGCCTTTTAACCtacgactgataagtcgagtcctttcACCTTCGGCTGATAAGTCGAGTGttttaaccttcgactaataagtcgagtcttttagctttcaaatgataagtcgagtcttttaagaTGGCTATGtgcttgactattaagccaagctcTTCATCAGATAACACAGATAAATCTAAACCTTATAAGTTAAGCTTCCCAATCAGATATATTGACAAGCAGTTATTACATAACATAGGTAAACACAGTgcatttaatatgtttactaaAACATTCTTAACTTAATATTAATCTTGTACTATAATCGGGCGAAACCCTAAACGCGGActgggtgtaattttcttacctcaagctagcAAGCTCTAGACCTAAGCCTTCAATTTCCCAAGTTTTCACCCTTTAATTTCCTTAGTTTCCTCAAATATTCACCATCAAAGATGAGAGAGCGAGGAGAACGactgagagagatagagagagagctGCTGAAAGAAAGAGTTGCTAAAAATGTTTTGTGTGttttgtgaggttacttagaattcaagtaactctaagtaaatcccgaGGGTCGGTGTACCAAAAACTTCCCCGAGGGTAATATGGCCAAAATTCCTAGAATTCCATCCTATTCTCGctaactctgaatatatcctcaaatatttattcccattagtCGTTA from the Humulus lupulus chromosome X, drHumLupu1.1, whole genome shotgun sequence genome contains:
- the LOC133806254 gene encoding uncharacterized protein LOC133806254, with product MEAAATPTNDSKVVLNFLHKHIFTQFGTPRAIITHEGIHFCSSHFDALLSRYGVRRRSYLAYHPQPIGQAEVFNREVKSILEKIINSLRKESSKKLDDALWAYITTFKTPIGMSPYRLVFGKVCRLPVELEHGAYCAIRQLNVDLKISGQNRLMEINELGEWCNEAYENVKIYKERTKASHRKILVRKEFQPGQQVLLFNSRLKLFMGKLKLRWFRPYTVVKVFHYRSMELQSKNNETFKVNG